One Scomber scombrus chromosome 4, fScoSco1.1, whole genome shotgun sequence genomic region harbors:
- the cfap157 gene encoding cilia- and flagella-associated protein 157 — protein MPKKKDKKQDEDKKTKKKESVADKTEPDDSEKDLYRTQIRYLNEQLERYQLKCDELEKQRKDFDAQYNTLEKEKKDIVQYLKRALLEKEDEVDELSERMQSQRQAAEKDRDALQLQHSQLRQELQDHNDKLAAVNVTLVARLANLEEFQKQKEQLITNMESLEKQLSRQEEEHKATIHSLEMKALLEKKRLETEMESHVAAMAAEVQHLVDQKVPETTRLTVQENNEVKARFSQLSEQAQVLVEENTALRVKKSQLSVDVDILEQTLSGITRESCIRKKVVGQLTEKCQHLQVKLNDSRQEVEQLQTEHKGVLAELEALRLDRAAASEQCDESRAEVSQLEAELLEERRRRIRTKSNMQEAAVTLRQVLMEAHAEQDPEVDSVVQWRQLMQKLLVVLDRPAPLRNDSSLTGSTAESEQVNELQTSDPAAAARNRAEGTINPALSFQLQLGLAPRPALKHKHVLTGTGAGPSSTHLPLHRKPAGQKTTRSANLTQTDSSGRFLTSRNSFAKHKSQ, from the exons ATGCCCAAAAAGAAGGACAAGAAACAAGATgaagacaagaaaacaaagaaaaaagaaagtgttgcAGATAAAACCGAACCTGACGACAGTGAGAAAGATTTATACCGGACTCAAATCCGATATTTGAACGAACAATTGGAGAG ATATCAGCTGAAATGTGATGAACTGGAGAAGCAGAGGAAGGACTTCGACGCTCAGTACAACACactggagaaagagaagaaggataTTGTTCAGTATCTGAAACGCGCCCTGCTGGAGAAGGAGGACGAGGTGGACGAGCTGTCGGAACGTATGCAGAGTCAGCGGCAGGCTGCCGAGAAGGACAGAGACGCcctgcagctgcagcacagtCAGCTGAGGCAGGAGCTTCAAGACCATAATGATAAACTCGCAGCAGTGAATGTGACACTGG TGGCGAGGCTGGCTAATCTGGAAGAGTTTCAGAAGCAGAAGGAGCAGCTGATAACCAACATGGAGTCTCTGGAGAAACAGTTGTCCCGTCAGGAGGAGGAGCACAAAGCTACCATCCACAGCTTGGAGATGAAGGCACTGCTGGAAAAGAAGAG GTTGGAGACGGAGATGGAGAGCCACGTGGCGGCCATGGCAGCAGAGGTGCAGCATCTGGTGGACCAGAAGGTCCCAGAGACGACCAGGTTGACTGTTCAGGAGAACAACGAGGTTAAGGCCCGATTCAGCCAGCTGTCTGAGCAGGCTCAGGTCCTGGTGGAGGAGAACACAGCTCTGAGAGTGAAGAAGAGTCAGCTCAGCGTGGACGTCGACATCCTGGAGCAAACGCTCAGTGGGATTACTCGTGAGAGCTGCATCCGTAAGAAG GTGGTGGGGCAGCTGACAGAGAAGTGTCAGCACCTGCAGGTGAAGCTAAATGACAGCAGGCAGGAAGTGGAGCAGCTTCAGACCGAACATAAAGGAGTCCTGGCAGAGCTGGAGGCTCTCAG ACTGGACCGAGCCGCAGCATCTGAGCAATGTGATGAAAGCAGAGCTGAGGTCAGTCAGCTGGAGGCTGAGCTGctggaagagaggaggaggaggatcagGACGAAGAGCAACATGCAAGAAGCTGCTGTCACTCTCAGACAAGTCCTGATG GAAGCGCACGCAGAGCAGGACCCCGAGGTGGACTCTGTCGTCCAGTGGAGGCAGCTGATGCAGAAGCTCCTGGTGGTCCTGGACAGACCCGCCCCGCTGAGGAATGACTCCTCCCTCACCGGCTCCACTGCTGAGAGCGAGCAAGTGAACGAGCTGCAGACCTCTGAccctgcagcagcagccag aaacagagcagaagGAACCATCAATCCAGCTTTGAGTTTCCAGCTCCAGCTTGGCCTCGCTCCCCGTCCcgcactgaaacacaaacacgtACTAACAGGAACAGGAGCTGGACCCAGCAGCACTCACCTGCCTCTGCA